A genomic window from Sphingobacterium spiritivorum includes:
- the rimP gene encoding ribosome assembly cofactor RimP gives MKTKVEQRVEELVLEKIGDREDLFIVSIKMQGNGVLEILVDGDSGIAIDDCVKISRHVGFHLEEENVIETAYRLEVSSPGIDSPLVLIRQYEKNIGRNVRVKNHEGEKREGKLLDVTESAITIEESKKEKGKKAVPVESVIPFEQIKETKVLISFK, from the coding sequence ATGAAGACAAAGGTAGAACAGCGGGTTGAAGAGTTGGTTCTGGAAAAAATAGGCGATCGTGAGGATTTGTTTATTGTCAGTATAAAAATGCAAGGCAATGGCGTACTTGAAATTCTTGTTGACGGGGACTCCGGGATTGCGATTGATGATTGTGTAAAGATAAGCCGTCATGTTGGTTTTCATCTGGAAGAAGAGAATGTAATAGAGACTGCTTACCGTCTGGAAGTATCTTCTCCGGGTATTGATAGTCCTCTGGTACTGATCCGTCAGTATGAAAAGAATATAGGGCGCAATGTCCGGGTCAAGAATCACGAGGGAGAGAAGAGAGAAGGCAAGCTTCTGGATGTAACGGAAAGCGCTATTACAATCGAGGAAAGTAAAAAAGAAAAAGGGAAGAAAGCCGTTCCGGTTGAGTCGGTGATTCCTTTTGAACAAATAAAGGAAACTAAGGTGTTAATTTCATTTAAGTAA
- a CDS encoding GIY-YIG nuclease family protein — protein sequence MKKYCIYIASDSNRHHLEVNLTQDVETTYQEMRTVHASLFNQVIKLSSIVYIEYVHTFEQAEKRRKELASLPRIVKERMVRKQNPNWKNLCSLHTPLTILHNKKAVAYLS from the coding sequence ATGAAAAAATACTGCATTTACATCGCCTCAGACAGCAATCGTCATCATCTTGAAGTCAATCTGACACAAGATGTAGAGACGACATATCAGGAAATGAGAACTGTTCACGCTTCTTTATTCAATCAGGTTATCAAATTAAGCAGTATTGTTTATATCGAGTATGTCCATACTTTCGAGCAGGCGGAGAAACGCAGAAAAGAACTTGCATCCCTCCCGCGCATCGTCAAAGAAAGAATGGTCAGAAAACAAAATCCAAACTGGAAAAATCTTTGTTCCCTACATACGCCCTTAACTATCCTACATAACAAAAAAGCCGTTGCTTATCTCTCATAA
- a CDS encoding XRE family transcriptional regulator, whose protein sequence is MSNIASNLKYIRKKKGLTQQQFADLMEIKRASVGAYEEDRAEPKYELLKKIAEYFDLTMDELANDSIDDKWKPTPRSNASNLRVLSVTVDQQDRENIELVPVKASAGYLNGYGDPEYVAELPKFSLPMFNQGTYRAFEIKGDSMLPLPSGSVIIGEYVENWHDIKPGQTYIIVSKEEGVVYKRIAFKYKEEKGLKLVSDNKTYEPYWVGADDILEVWKAKAFISTELPEPSPEPTMETLTSMMAQMQKTISAVVDNNKG, encoded by the coding sequence ATGTCTAATATCGCCTCGAATCTGAAATACATCAGAAAGAAAAAAGGATTGACACAGCAGCAATTTGCTGATTTAATGGAGATTAAACGTGCTTCGGTAGGGGCGTATGAAGAGGATAGAGCAGAGCCTAAATATGAGTTGCTAAAAAAAATAGCTGAATATTTTGATCTGACTATGGATGAACTGGCGAATGATAGTATAGATGATAAGTGGAAACCTACACCACGGAGTAATGCTTCTAATCTGCGTGTACTGAGTGTAACGGTTGATCAGCAGGATCGTGAAAATATAGAACTGGTACCTGTCAAGGCGAGTGCAGGATATCTGAACGGATATGGTGATCCGGAATATGTCGCTGAGTTGCCGAAGTTTTCACTCCCGATGTTTAATCAGGGTACATACCGTGCCTTTGAAATAAAAGGAGATTCTATGTTGCCTTTACCATCGGGCTCTGTTATAATAGGAGAGTATGTAGAAAATTGGCATGATATCAAACCCGGACAGACATATATCATTGTATCTAAAGAAGAAGGTGTCGTTTACAAACGTATTGCCTTTAAATATAAAGAAGAAAAAGGATTGAAGCTGGTCTCAGACAACAAGACGTACGAGCCATACTGGGTAGGGGCGGACGATATTCTGGAGGTCTGGAAAGCAAAGGCATTTATAAGCACCGAACTTCCGGAGCCAAGCCCGGAGCCTACTATGGAAACACTGACCTCTATGATGGCGCAGATGCAAAAAACCATCAGTGCAGTGGTCGATAATAATAAGGGATAA
- a CDS encoding acetoacetate--CoA ligase: MSELIWTPSADYQKNSALFDFKTFVEERYQLSFKDYETLWKWSVSVPEDFWSSVFQYFDLKSHSPFDAVITNSKQGFIGTEWFRGATLNYAEHVFRKETDKRPAILYQAEQTPAKEVSWSQLKDQVRAIQQFLIRKGIREGDRVAGILNNTTETIAIFLAVNAIGAIWSCCSTDFGSASIVERFTLIEPRILFADSGYDYNGKKYDKQETAVTIKEQIPSITDLVMVSGADWDVIMREADHTQPLTFQAVPFDHPIWILYSSGTTGKPKAITHSSGGNLIEHYKALALHQNVQEGDRFMWYTTTGWMMWNYAVSSLLVGATLCIYDGSPIFPERKSIWNFIADQRVDHLGAGAAYFTSCQDMSLSELNIKLKTIGSTGSPLPPDTFKWLQGQLEDVQIVSLSGGTDVCSAFLSGSTLLPVFAGEIQCRTLGSKIEAYNEEGVAVYDEVGELVIELPMPSMPLYFWKDKDNAKYLESYFDKYPGIWCHGDWIKITRNNNGIIMYGRSDATLNRGGVRIGTAEVYNVLNTFEQVEDSLVICIDLENGDSVMPLYIKMRPGIELTDELRTEIKKQLRNTYSPRHVPDEILAVTDIPYTMSGKKLEIPVKKLMMGVPVERAVSIDVVKNPDSLNYWIDLRKKV; the protein is encoded by the coding sequence ATGAGTGAACTGATCTGGACACCTTCTGCTGATTATCAGAAAAATTCTGCATTATTCGATTTTAAAACCTTTGTTGAAGAGCGTTATCAGCTTTCTTTTAAAGATTATGAGACGCTTTGGAAGTGGTCCGTCTCGGTGCCTGAAGATTTTTGGTCTTCGGTATTTCAGTATTTCGATCTTAAATCTCATTCTCCGTTTGATGCTGTTATTACCAACTCCAAACAAGGATTTATCGGTACAGAATGGTTTCGGGGTGCTACACTCAATTATGCAGAGCATGTCTTTCGCAAGGAGACAGATAAACGTCCGGCCATTCTTTATCAGGCTGAACAGACCCCTGCTAAAGAAGTGTCCTGGTCTCAGCTGAAAGATCAGGTGCGTGCTATACAACAGTTTTTGATCAGAAAGGGCATCAGGGAAGGAGACCGGGTAGCGGGAATACTTAATAATACAACAGAAACAATAGCTATATTTTTGGCTGTGAATGCTATTGGAGCTATCTGGTCCTGTTGTTCAACTGATTTTGGTAGTGCAAGTATTGTCGAACGCTTTACTTTGATTGAGCCCAGGATCCTTTTTGCAGATTCGGGTTATGACTATAATGGAAAGAAATATGATAAACAGGAAACAGCAGTAACCATTAAAGAACAGATACCTTCTATTACCGATCTTGTCATGGTAAGTGGAGCTGACTGGGATGTAATTATGCGGGAGGCTGATCATACACAGCCACTCACATTTCAGGCGGTTCCGTTTGATCACCCTATCTGGATACTGTATTCTTCAGGTACAACCGGAAAACCTAAGGCTATTACACATAGTTCCGGCGGTAATCTGATTGAACATTATAAAGCACTGGCTTTACATCAAAATGTACAGGAAGGGGACCGCTTTATGTGGTATACAACTACGGGCTGGATGATGTGGAATTATGCTGTTTCGTCTCTTCTGGTAGGAGCCACCTTGTGTATTTATGATGGTTCACCTATATTTCCGGAACGGAAATCTATCTGGAACTTTATTGCAGATCAGCGTGTGGATCATCTTGGTGCAGGAGCAGCTTACTTTACATCCTGTCAGGATATGTCATTGTCAGAATTGAATATTAAACTCAAAACTATCGGCTCTACCGGCTCTCCTTTACCTCCGGATACCTTTAAATGGTTACAGGGACAGCTGGAGGACGTACAAATTGTTTCTTTAAGTGGCGGTACAGATGTCTGCAGTGCTTTTCTTTCCGGTAGTACATTGTTGCCTGTCTTTGCAGGTGAAATACAATGCCGTACATTAGGTTCAAAAATAGAAGCTTATAATGAAGAGGGTGTTGCAGTATATGATGAGGTGGGAGAATTGGTGATCGAATTACCTATGCCTTCTATGCCGCTTTACTTTTGGAAGGATAAGGATAATGCTAAATATCTGGAAAGTTACTTTGACAAATATCCGGGTATCTGGTGTCATGGAGACTGGATCAAAATAACCCGAAATAATAACGGGATCATAATGTACGGCAGATCTGATGCAACCCTAAACAGGGGAGGAGTGCGTATCGGTACAGCTGAGGTCTATAATGTGCTGAATACATTTGAGCAGGTGGAAGATAGTCTCGTGATCTGTATTGATCTGGAGAATGGCGATTCTGTGATGCCATTGTATATCAAGATGAGACCCGGAATTGAACTTACGGATGAGCTTCGGACCGAAATCAAAAAACAACTACGAAATACCTATAGTCCGCGACATGTACCCGATGAAATTCTGGCAGTGACGGATATACCATATACTATGAGTGGAAAGAAACTGGAAATCCCTGTTAAGAAACTAATGATGGGCGTACCTGTTGAACGGGCTGTCAGTATTGACGTGGTCAAGAATCCGGATTCCCTCAATTACTGGATAGATCTCCGTAAAAAAGTATAA
- the infB gene encoding translation initiation factor IF-2 encodes MTEGKSINLLKAAKELNIGIATAVDYLVKKGFDVESKPNTKLSGEMYNVLLSEFQGDKIVKDEAKQIVIGKIRRDESPAGSSNAAPKESVSENEDTAEVKEILIKNAPAEPTPVKADVPEEKKPAEDHPHLTGMKIVGKIDLDSIGKGKPKKEEKSEVAPKIEEPVKVEVKVETPKIVEKPVEPVQPVIAEKTEAPKETVVPQAQKPAEPAKPKVEEVKPEVQAVKKEEVKPAEPAKPAAPQDDVIRARAESLSGPKVIGKIELPTARPSHRDRPVASSSNATGNANDQKRKRKRTNNGPNTGGNNQDQNRGGNQQGGNQQGGQGGNNQGNRGPGNNQNRPGNNQGNRGPGNNQGNRGPGNYQGNRGPGGNRPDFKGRNKPVENKEEPSEKEIQDQIKATLARLSGAGKSGKFAQRAKLRRQKRDEVAHHAEEAALEQEMMANVLKVTEFVTANELANLMNVSVTQIIATCMSLGLFVSINQRLDAETLAIVADEFGYQIEFIKPEDEEVAELEEADNPDNLIMRAPIVTVMGHVDHGKTSLLDYIRKANVTGGEAGGITQHIGAYAVKLEDGRKITFLDTPGHEAFTAMRARGAKITDIAIIVIAADDSVMPQTKEAINHAQAAGVPIVFAFTKVDKPGANSDRIREQLSAMNILVEDWGGKYQCQEISGKTGLNVDLLLEKVLLEAEMLDLKADPKKRAVGSVIEAALDKGRGIVTTVLIQGGTLRVGDPILAGSHSGKVKALTNERGERVKEVGPSTPVQILGMAGAPTAGDKFYVLESESEARQVANKRLQLQREQGMRAQKHITLAEIGRRLAIGNFKELNVIVKGDVDGSIEALSDSLLNLSTDEIQVNVIHKSVGQISESDVLLASASDAIIIGFQVRPSQNARKIAEQEQIDIRLYSIIYDAIEELKSAMEGMLAPKLEEKIVANVEIRETFKISKVGTIAGCMVLDGKINRNSDIRIVRDGVVVFTGKLASLKRFKDDVKEVSQGYECGLNIQGYNDIHVGDIVEAFEQVEVKRKL; translated from the coding sequence ATGACAGAAGGTAAAAGCATAAACTTACTAAAAGCAGCAAAAGAACTAAATATTGGTATAGCTACCGCTGTGGATTATTTAGTAAAAAAGGGATTTGATGTTGAGTCTAAACCTAATACTAAATTATCAGGCGAGATGTACAATGTTCTTTTGAGCGAATTTCAGGGAGACAAAATTGTTAAGGACGAGGCAAAGCAAATCGTAATTGGTAAAATTCGTCGTGATGAGTCGCCTGCTGGAAGTAGCAATGCTGCGCCTAAAGAATCTGTCTCGGAGAATGAAGATACAGCAGAGGTAAAGGAGATCCTGATAAAGAATGCTCCAGCAGAACCAACTCCGGTAAAGGCTGACGTGCCAGAAGAGAAGAAGCCTGCTGAGGATCATCCTCATCTTACAGGTATGAAGATCGTCGGGAAGATTGATCTGGACAGCATAGGTAAAGGAAAGCCTAAAAAAGAAGAAAAGAGCGAAGTTGCTCCTAAAATAGAAGAACCTGTGAAGGTAGAGGTAAAAGTGGAAACTCCAAAGATCGTGGAAAAACCCGTAGAGCCTGTTCAGCCCGTTATTGCTGAAAAAACAGAAGCTCCAAAAGAAACTGTTGTTCCCCAGGCGCAGAAGCCAGCGGAACCTGCTAAACCAAAGGTGGAAGAAGTGAAACCGGAAGTTCAGGCTGTCAAAAAAGAAGAGGTTAAACCAGCAGAGCCCGCTAAACCGGCAGCACCTCAGGATGATGTCATCCGTGCACGTGCAGAAAGCTTAAGCGGACCGAAAGTTATCGGTAAGATCGAATTGCCTACGGCAAGACCGTCACACCGTGACAGACCGGTAGCGTCTTCTTCCAATGCAACAGGTAATGCGAACGATCAGAAACGTAAGCGTAAGCGTACGAATAACGGTCCGAATACCGGTGGAAACAACCAGGATCAGAATAGAGGCGGAAACCAGCAAGGTGGAAACCAACAAGGTGGTCAGGGTGGAAATAACCAGGGCAACAGAGGTCCGGGTAATAACCAAAACCGTCCCGGTAATAATCAAGGGAACAGAGGTCCGGGTAACAACCAGGGCAACCGAGGTCCCGGAAATTATCAGGGTAACAGAGGTCCGGGTGGTAACAGACCTGATTTCAAGGGTAGAAACAAACCTGTAGAAAACAAGGAAGAACCATCAGAAAAAGAAATCCAGGATCAAATCAAAGCTACACTTGCCCGTTTGAGCGGTGCAGGTAAGTCCGGTAAATTTGCACAACGTGCGAAACTGCGTCGTCAGAAACGTGACGAAGTAGCTCACCATGCTGAAGAGGCTGCGTTAGAGCAGGAAATGATGGCCAATGTATTGAAAGTAACAGAGTTTGTTACTGCAAATGAATTGGCAAACCTGATGAACGTATCGGTAACGCAAATTATCGCTACATGTATGAGTCTGGGATTGTTCGTGTCTATCAACCAACGTCTGGATGCAGAGACATTAGCGATTGTAGCAGATGAATTTGGATACCAGATTGAATTTATCAAACCGGAAGATGAAGAAGTAGCAGAATTAGAGGAAGCCGATAACCCGGATAATCTGATTATGCGTGCTCCGATCGTAACGGTAATGGGTCACGTCGATCATGGTAAAACATCCCTGTTGGATTACATCCGTAAAGCGAATGTAACAGGTGGTGAAGCCGGAGGTATTACGCAGCACATCGGTGCATATGCCGTAAAACTGGAAGACGGAAGAAAAATAACATTCTTAGATACACCGGGTCACGAAGCCTTTACAGCGATGCGTGCCCGTGGTGCTAAAATCACAGATATTGCGATCATTGTAATTGCAGCAGACGATAGTGTGATGCCTCAGACCAAAGAGGCTATCAACCACGCACAGGCTGCCGGAGTACCGATTGTATTTGCCTTCACCAAGGTAGATAAGCCGGGCGCAAACTCTGATCGTATCCGTGAACAATTATCAGCAATGAATATCCTTGTTGAAGATTGGGGAGGAAAATACCAGTGTCAGGAAATTTCAGGTAAGACAGGTCTCAATGTAGATTTATTACTGGAAAAAGTATTGCTGGAAGCAGAAATGCTGGATCTTAAAGCCGATCCTAAAAAACGTGCTGTAGGATCTGTTATTGAAGCTGCTCTGGATAAAGGACGTGGTATTGTGACTACAGTATTGATACAGGGAGGTACACTTCGTGTCGGAGATCCAATCCTGGCCGGATCACATAGTGGTAAAGTAAAAGCTCTGACCAATGAACGCGGAGAGCGCGTGAAAGAGGTTGGTCCTTCTACACCGGTACAGATATTAGGTATGGCAGGAGCGCCTACAGCGGGTGATAAATTCTATGTATTGGAAAGCGAATCCGAAGCACGTCAGGTGGCTAACAAACGTCTGCAGTTACAACGTGAACAAGGTATGCGTGCACAGAAACATATTACATTAGCGGAAATTGGTCGTCGTTTGGCAATCGGAAACTTCAAAGAGCTGAATGTAATTGTGAAAGGTGACGTGGATGGTTCTATCGAAGCATTATCAGATTCATTATTGAACTTATCTACAGATGAGATTCAGGTAAATGTAATCCATAAATCAGTAGGTCAGATCTCCGAATCAGACGTATTGCTGGCTTCTGCATCAGACGCGATCATTATCGGTTTCCAGGTAAGACCTTCTCAAAATGCACGTAAGATTGCTGAGCAGGAGCAGATTGATATCCGCCTTTACTCTATCATCTACGATGCTATCGAAGAACTTAAATCTGCGATGGAAGGTATGTTAGCTCCGAAACTGGAAGAGAAGATCGTGGCGAATGTCGAGATCAGAGAGACTTTCAAAATTTCGAAAGTGGGTACTATTGCCGGATGTATGGTATTAGACGGTAAAATCAACCGAAACAGTGATATCCGTATTGTACGTGACGGAGTAGTTGTATTCACCGGAAAACTTGCCTCACTGAAACGTTTCAAAGACGATGTGAAAGAAGTATCTCAAGGTTACGAATGTGGTCTGAATATTCAGGGATACAATGATATTCATGTCGGAGACATTGTGGAAGCATTCGAACAAGTCGAAGTTAAACGTAAGTTGTAA
- a CDS encoding ferredoxin--NADP reductase, giving the protein MHKLRISLLTPEANNNISIDFEPVSGPYPVYKAGQFLTLIFTFGDREVRRSYSFKSSPDVDEPLSIAVKRVDNGEISRFLHHKITVGQEIDVLDPQGLFIYEPVADTSRTVFLFAAGIGITPLFSILKTALIREKDSKIVLIYSNSSPEQTPFLEELDGWQKNYPDRFHIIWVFSNSKNLMKARLNRDFIYDILKQYVEGLQADTLFYTCGPVIYMDLCRFTLLGMGYADHQIKRETFLLPENEEDDDDETEKEVDTTSYSITLNFLGQRHQLTVPYNKTILDVGLEHKIKLPYSCKSGMCSTCISQCSSGNVRMDYNEVLTDREVANGRILLCTGHPTEDGTVIDVV; this is encoded by the coding sequence ATGCATAAACTTCGGATCTCATTACTAACTCCTGAGGCGAACAATAATATTTCTATAGATTTTGAACCGGTATCGGGGCCTTATCCTGTGTATAAAGCCGGGCAGTTTCTGACACTGATTTTCACTTTCGGAGACCGCGAAGTCCGTCGCTCTTATTCCTTTAAAAGTTCTCCCGATGTGGACGAACCTTTAAGTATTGCTGTGAAAAGAGTGGATAACGGAGAGATCTCCCGTTTCCTGCATCATAAGATTACAGTAGGACAAGAGATTGACGTGCTGGATCCACAGGGTTTATTTATATATGAACCCGTAGCTGATACAAGCAGAACCGTATTTTTATTTGCTGCAGGTATTGGTATTACTCCGTTGTTTTCTATTCTGAAGACGGCTTTAATTAGAGAAAAAGACTCCAAAATAGTATTGATATACAGCAACAGCTCACCTGAACAGACCCCGTTTCTGGAGGAGCTTGACGGATGGCAGAAAAACTATCCGGATCGTTTTCATATCATATGGGTTTTTTCAAACAGCAAAAATCTGATGAAAGCCCGTCTCAACCGAGATTTTATCTATGATATTCTCAAACAATATGTAGAAGGACTACAGGCGGATACTCTCTTCTACACCTGCGGACCAGTTATTTATATGGATCTTTGTCGTTTTACTTTATTAGGGATGGGGTATGCAGACCATCAGATCAAACGGGAAACATTTCTGCTGCCGGAAAATGAAGAGGATGACGATGATGAAACAGAAAAGGAAGTAGATACAACAAGTTATTCCATTACACTGAACTTTCTCGGACAGCGTCACCAATTGACCGTACCCTACAACAAGACAATTCTTGATGTAGGCTTAGAGCACAAAATCAAGCTACCTTATTCCTGCAAATCAGGTATGTGCAGTACCTGTATTTCACAATGTTCATCCGGAAATGTGCGTATGGATTATAATGAAGTACTGACAGACAGGGAAGTCGCTAACGGACGTATTTTATTATGTACAGGACATCCCACCGAAGATGGGACTGTAATCGATGTCGTATAG
- the nusA gene encoding transcription termination factor NusA: MSSNINLIDSFQEFKEFKNIDRPTVISVLEEVFRSMIRKRFGTDENVDVIVNPDNGDLEIWRTRVVVEDEFSEDDDLEIELAEAVKHDADLEVGDDYIEQITLESFGRRAILAARQTLVSKILELEKDEVFKKYKDREGELVIGEVYQIWKKEILVLDDDGNELILPKTEQIPADYFKKGDSIRAVVHKVDMMNNNPKIIISRTAPAFLQRLFELEVPEIFDGLITIKKIVREPGERAKVAVESYDDRIDPVGACVGMKGSRIHGIVRELRNENIDVINFTTNHSLYITRALSPARISSIKIDEDNKTAAVYLKSDQVSLAIGRGGHNIKLAGKLTGYEIDVYRENDEFDEDVDIEEFSDEIEGWVIDELKRVGLDTAKSVLSLTEEELVRRTDLEEDTIQEIVRVLQSEFE, encoded by the coding sequence ATGAGCAGCAATATCAATTTGATTGACTCTTTTCAGGAGTTTAAAGAGTTTAAAAACATTGACCGTCCTACGGTAATCTCTGTGTTGGAAGAAGTATTCCGTAGCATGATCCGCAAACGGTTTGGTACAGATGAAAATGTGGACGTAATTGTCAACCCTGATAATGGTGACTTAGAGATCTGGAGAACACGTGTAGTCGTGGAAGATGAATTTTCAGAAGATGATGATCTGGAAATCGAGTTGGCAGAGGCAGTTAAACACGATGCAGATCTTGAAGTAGGAGATGATTATATTGAGCAGATCACATTGGAAAGCTTCGGACGCAGAGCAATTCTGGCTGCACGTCAGACATTGGTTTCTAAAATTCTGGAACTGGAGAAAGACGAAGTTTTCAAAAAATATAAAGATCGTGAAGGTGAGTTAGTGATCGGTGAGGTTTATCAGATCTGGAAAAAAGAGATTTTGGTACTTGATGATGACGGTAATGAATTGATTCTGCCTAAAACAGAACAGATCCCTGCGGATTATTTCAAAAAAGGAGACAGTATCCGTGCGGTTGTGCATAAGGTAGACATGATGAACAACAATCCTAAGATCATTATTTCACGTACAGCACCAGCATTTTTACAGCGTTTGTTTGAACTGGAAGTACCGGAGATCTTTGACGGATTGATTACCATCAAGAAGATTGTCCGTGAACCGGGAGAGCGTGCTAAAGTGGCTGTAGAATCTTACGATGACCGTATTGATCCGGTAGGAGCCTGTGTAGGTATGAAAGGTTCCCGTATCCACGGTATTGTTCGTGAGTTGAGAAATGAGAACATTGACGTTATCAACTTTACAACAAATCATTCCCTATATATCACCCGTGCACTTAGCCCGGCGCGTATCAGCTCTATCAAAATTGATGAAGACAACAAAACGGCAGCTGTGTATCTGAAATCAGATCAGGTATCTCTTGCGATTGGCCGTGGAGGACACAATATTAAACTGGCAGGTAAACTGACAGGTTACGAAATCGATGTGTATCGTGAGAATGACGAATTTGATGAGGATGTGGACATCGAAGAATTCAGCGACGAAATCGAAGGATGGGTTATTGACGAATTGAAACGTGTAGGTCTGGATACCGCTAAATCTGTTCTTTCACTTACGGAAGAAGAGTTGGTAAGACGTACAGATCTTGAAGAAGATACCATTCAGGAAATTGTTCGCGTTTTACAGTCCGAGTTTGAATAG